The Gigantopelta aegis isolate Gae_Host chromosome 9, Gae_host_genome, whole genome shotgun sequence genomic sequence aattctaataataatatgtaataataattatgtgtattTAAACTTAATCTAcctcttattattttattgtttttgacaGAGTTCCTCCATGGACGTTCACATGAAGTACAAAATGCCGGGACATTTCTATGTGATCAGACATCTCCATGACTTCAATGGGACGATAGACGTCGAACCAGCAATATTCCTTAACGTGGATATTTTAATTCTTAGGTAGGGTTGTGTTTAGGCTAGGGTCTAGATATAACGGCAGGGTGAAAGAATGGGGCTTAGAACGTGCGTAAAACATATACAATGACATTATAGAACGAACATGTACAATGACATTATAGTTCACATACCGTTGACGTCATCAGTTCTTAACGGAAGCAATATTCACCGAATaatgtttattaatcatagtGCTTGTATGTACATTTACAATAAAGAAATTGCATACTTCAAGATGAAATTCGTGTCCTGTTGTTTGTTCTACAAAATAAAAGACGCAAATGATGACTGGTTTGGTGTTTAgtaatgttaaataaattcCATACGGTGAGGACCAGTCAAATCCTTAGCGGGTGCTAGTGAAATCTAGTTTTCTGAACACAGCCCAGTTTCGGCGACTACCCAGCGAGGACGCCAGAAGTTCCCATGCCAAATGTTATTGTAGGTTTTTCAACTTCACAGttactatatatttgtttctaattggaaaggaatgtttgtttaacgacacctgagtacattttaaactatggctacttggtttaaaataatatttcgacacttggtcgagagagagggagagaaataaatgtgtgtgtgtgtgtgtgtgtgtgtgatgtttaacgacaccagtttagcacattttggaaaattaatcatcggctactggatgtcaaacatttgataatttcgacACGCATAAGCTATATTGTTTTagtagtagcaagagatatttaaAACTGACTTTTCCCACAGggaggacagtacataccatagcatTTGATGAATCAGTCGTTGGGTATTAGTTGAGACTATATagggggatcgatcctgcgataataattaaattatcgcTTATCTCAGAATCACTATATGTTTTTAACTCAGAATACATTGTTAATACCACTTTGTTTGGTCAATAGAACATAAATACGACTcgttatttcaatttatttttaaacgaaAACCACACACTAAAtttgatattaaaatgtttgaaaaagattttatgtcaataaatgaatgaaagcaCATTCCAATATCGGTTTTGTAGTAATTAATTAAGTTAATAGATTGGTTTACAGTGGGTTGAAATTGGAAAAAgtgaatactttaaaaaaaaaaaaaaattcgacaATCTTGCAAAATGAGGCACTACAGATCTTCGACTGCCGAAAGAATTGACACTAATTAAGAATTTGTGGTTAACGTTAAGTTTGTTCAGTCGAATCGACGGATCCAGGGGGAGTAGCGGGTCAGTTCAGATTTTTAACTCGGCGggaataaatatacataaatataggGGAATGACCGAGTAACTCTCTATTCCTAAAACAATAATGGAGACGAGGCCCGCTAGGGCAGagtcccattatttttcaggaatggagagttacgaggatattcccttacttaaaatacaccaataaaaatatgtatcaaatcagtactgaatttatttttgtttaacgacaccactagaacacatcgatttattaatcatcggccattggatgttaaacatttggttaatctgacattgtcttagagaggaaacccgctacattttttccattagtaacaagggatctttatatgcacagtcccacagataggatagcacatgccacagcgtgtgatatacaagtcatggtacacttactggaacgagaaacagcccagtgAGTCCACtattggggatcgatcctaggccatagcgcatcagacgagcattttaccactgggctacgtcacgtccCAGTACCGACTGCAAGCTATAAAGTACGGTTGTAATGTGTAAGATAGAATCACATAGGCGATAGTGTTAACATACGGTTGTAATGTGTAAGATAGAATCACACAGGCGATAGTGTTAACATACGATTGTAATGTGTAAGATAGAATCACATAGGCGATAGTGTTAACATATGGCTAAAATACTATTTGCAATATGACAATCTATGAAACATAGACATGAAGACTACTACACCTCTTCTTGAaacaatctttttaaaaaagtaaactttgttttatttaacgacgccactagagcatattgattttttatcttatcatcggctattggacgtcaaacatatggtcattctgacactgttgtttagaggaaacccgctgtcgccacattggctactcttttacgacaggcagcaagggatcttttagtttcacttcccaaaggcaggatagcacaaactatggcctttgttgaaccagttatgaatcactggtcggtgcaagtggtttacacctacccactgagccttgcgaagcactcactcagggttttgagtcggtatctggattaaaaatcccatgcctcgactgggatccgaacccagtaccaaccacgacgccaccgaggccggttaaaataaatcaatgcaaGATTATAGGTACACATATAAACATCATAATTATGTGCCtaaaaatataccattttaCAGACACGACGTAGCAGAGGAGCTGGGGGCCTTTTAGCCACacaccaaatattttaaatcaaaaaCGTATTATTGACATTTTTATTTGGCATAATGAATTTATCTTCAagcatataattaaaaacatttcccaCGGTAGCCAATGATAACTTAAAATGTACGTAAACACGCTACCAAAATAGTCAAACCAGTTCAGTTCAATGTTTTAATACGAAGTCCTACACATtgcaaaatgatatatttttgctattataatttgcactcccctgaaTTTGCACTCCACAGTCAGGATTATACATGgaataagcactccccagtgcATCTTTTATGGCTTATGTTACATGAAATTGCAGTCTTTGGTTTAACCACctaatacatgtttcaaactgAATGATTCTTGACAAAGTTtgcatgaaataaatatatatgcattcaaATTCAAGACAACGGAACTTTTACAACAATAACCACTGTCAAACTGAAAGGCAGGAGTATTCCATTAAACGTTTGACCCAATCGAGATGTAATTCGGTCTAGTGCTACACGAGAGAAAGGGAATTCTGCTCTGTATAGATTTGATTCGTAgatattctttaaaatattctatgacattttaaatttaaattcagcttttcatttatttaaatacgGGTACGCAAAAGACAACCAATCTACCGACGTTcctgtaataattattttttgcgCTAAGATCAGGTGCAAATCTACAAGCATTGctgaaacaatacatgtccccttcCTGGCCCAACCCATTTTCGTGTCTTTTAAGTTCAATAGCTATAACAGTGAAAATGGGTACATCGCCATAGAAGTTAAACAGTAACGTTATATGCAAAAttccatctcaatatcttcaggcattgcaaaataaaaattccggaaaacaaatgttcaaaCACCATACCTCtgtgaaaaataggtaaattcCAATACATAACTTGATCTGTCACAGAACACTgtaaagctacacacaaaatttcagttcaaaaTATATAGGCATTGCATAAAAAAGtccaaaaaactaattttcgtaTCTCAAATttggtctgtaacagtacatgataaacctatacacaaattcagctcagtatctcaaggcattgtgaaaaaaccctATCCGGagaactatatgtgggacagacagacagccagacagacagaagtaCACAGATGAAACCTATCGGcctctccggttggaccggtagaggACTAATAAGAGGGTGCTATGCATGCGAACCACCTTCGCGAACCTGTAAGCACCTTGTTTAACTGgtgtgatttatttttgttggcTGGGGTCTCCTGTGTGTTTCTGGATACGACTGTCTTCATATATTTAGCGATAGCATAATTAGGAACACTGCAGATGCTCTTTGTTTAGAGCTGCAACCCATCTCCCAAAACATTTTGCATCTACCCTTTAAGATTTGGCTTTGGAATTATTATTAGTGCAACGTATTATGAGTAGAATGGAGCTGGaggtacaaaaacaaaaaaacaaacaaaaacaaaaccaaaaccaaaaccaaacaaaaaactgtGGTAATATTTATACTTTGGATTCATAAAAAGTGATACCTAGTCGTTGTAATGTTCCACAACGTTGAAAATAAGTATAAGaatagaaaaaaacccagtgttaCTGTTGAGATGGTAATATGCGACTCCTCGTGTCCACCGCCTCCAAAATAGGTTCAGAAACATTGACGTTTAAGACGCAAAAAAAGGTCAACCAAACCAAATCGTTAAAATActagtataaatgtatgtacctTAAATAAGGATGTGACAGCTATATATACCAAGGCATAAAAAGCTAATTCAGGTATTCAAGAAATGTTCAACCTATTTCAACGTCATTAAGGAAGAACCTCTCCTCTTCTAATGGCGTCTGCAACCTCAGTTTTGGCACTATTATTGGCATATCTTTCGTATTTAGCAATCAGGTTCTCTTTGTTCGCCAGGGTGGAAACAACGCTGGAACGTGTGTCGCACGCTTCGTTCCATTTGTGAAACCTCTCAAACACGCCCTCTGCCGGGACGACGAACTCCCTGAAATGACCGAGGACCCAAAGGACCCGAAGAGCAAACGGGAACAGCATGATATCCACCATTCCAAAATGGTTTCCACAAAAATACGGACCCTCCGTAGACATCGCTTTTGTTATGGTTTCCAAATGTCTCATAAGAGACACTTTACCTTCTTCCTGTTTTCCAATGTCTTGATTTTGTAGAATTGAGTAATACACGGGTACTATTTTCTTGTTAACGAAATCTGACCAGATTCGGGTCTGCGCACGCTCAAAGGGGTCAGCCGGAAGCAAGGCCGGGTCGTTTGGCCACGCTTCATCGACGTACTCTATGCAGACTGTCGATTCGTACACCGACTTGCCTTTGTGGGTGATCGCGGGGACGAGTCCTCGTGGGTTCATGGACAAGAATTCCTCAGTTTTGTCGTACGGGTCGATTTCGACGTATTCGAATGTTACTCCTTTCTCCAAGAGCGCAATCCAAGCTCTTTGGACAAAAGGACAAAACCACGAGCCGTATAGCTTCACAACCTCGGTTGTCATTCTGAAAGAGACATGCATACAACTGTCATTTTTAAAGTGTGTTGTTACGAAAatagcataggcgtacgggttcccatttttgtaagggggggggggggggggggggggggggggggggggggggggggggggggtattttttgcccgaattcaatgaaaatgcccgaatctggataacaacatttattcgtattagcaatactgccaaacagttaaatagggttgcaaacgaatcactatgcatttt encodes the following:
- the LOC121381213 gene encoding glutathione S-transferase U20-like; this translates as MTTEVVKLYGSWFCPFVQRAWIALLEKGVTFEYVEIDPYDKTEEFLSMNPRGLVPAITHKGKSVYESTVCIEYVDEAWPNDPALLPADPFERAQTRIWSDFVNKKIVPVYYSILQNQDIGKQEEGKVSLMRHLETITKAMSTEGPYFCGNHFGMVDIMLFPFALRVLWVLGHFREFVVPAEGVFERFHKWNEACDTRSSVVSTLANKENLIAKYERYANNSAKTEVADAIRRGEVLP